The following proteins are encoded in a genomic region of Athene noctua chromosome 9, bAthNoc1.hap1.1, whole genome shotgun sequence:
- the CYBA gene encoding cytochrome b-245 light chain: MGQIEWAMWANEQALAAGLIMLTGGIVAVAGQFKGWYFAAYAIVAGVLVCLLEYPRSKRKKGSTMERCGQKYMTAVVKVFGPLTRNYYIRAVLHAALAVPAGFLLSTILGTVCLGIASGIYLLAAVRGEEWRPIEQKPRERPHVGDTIKQPPSNPPPRPPADARKKQPAEVGGQVNPIPVEAE, from the exons ATGGGGCAGATCGAGTGGGCCATGTGGGCTAACGAGCAGGCGCTGGCGGCCGGGCTCA TCATGCTGACGGGCGGGATCGTGGccgtggcggggcagttcaaggGCTGGTACTTCGCGGCGTACGCCAT CGTGGCAGGCGTCTTGGTCTGCCTGCTCGAGTACCCCAGGAGCAAGCGGAAAAAGGGCTCCACCATGGAGAGGTG CGGCCAGAAGTACATGACAGCGGTGGTGAAGgtgtttgggcccctcacccggAATTACTACATCCGAGCCGTCCTGCACGCCGC CCTGGCTGTCCCCGCTGGCTTCCTTCTCTCCACCATCCTGGGCACCGTTTGCCTGGGCATCGCCAGTGGCATCTACCTGCTG GCGGCGGTGCGCGGGGAGGAGTGGAGACCCATCGAGCAGAAGCCCCGGGAGCGGCCGCACGTTGGGGACACCATCAAGCAGCCGCCCAGcaaccccccgccccggccccccgctgACGCCCGCAAGAAGCAGCCGGCGGAGGTGGGGGGGCAGGTGAACCCCATCCCCGTCGAGGCTGAATAa
- the MVD gene encoding diphosphomevalonate decarboxylase, whose amino-acid sequence MAEERALAMVTCTAPVNIAVIKYWGKRDNDLILPINSSLSVTLHQDQLKTTTTAAASRDFAEDRLWLNGEEADVGHPRLQACLREVRRLARKRRGGGTEDSSPLNLSYKIHIATENNFPTAAGLASSAAGYACLVSALARLYGVEGELSEVARRGSGSACRSMLGGFVQWQRGERPDGRDSLAHQVAPESHWPELRVLILVVSGEKKQVGSTAGMQTSVDTSPLLKHRAEAVVPERLALMMRHIRERDFEGFGQLTMRDSNQFHATCLDTFPPIFYLNDLSRHIIALAHRFNAHHGRTKVAYTFDAGPNAVIFTLADTVAEFVEVVRRSFPPATNGDQFVRGLPVGSASLPEALVAAVVPEPVPGAVRYILHTQPGPGPQLLDDPSQHLLGADGLPRGRP is encoded by the exons ATGGCGGAGGAGCGGGCGCTCGCCATGGTCACCTGCACCGCCCCCGTCAACATCGCCGTCATCAAGTACT GGGGCAAGCGGGACAATGACCTGATCCTGCCCATCAACTCCTCCCTGAGCGTGACACTGCACCAGGACCAG CTGAAGACCACCACCACGGCTGCCGCCAGCCGGGACTTCGCGGAGGACCGGCTCTGGCTTAACGGGGAGGAGGCCGACGTGGGGCACCCGCGGCTGCAGGCCTGTCTGCGGGAGG TGCGGCGCCTGGCCCGAAAGCGCCGGGGTGGCGGCACCGAGGACTCATCCCCGCTCAACCTCTCCTACAAAATCCACATCGCCACCGAGAACAACTTCCCCACCGCCGCCGGCTTGGCCTCCTCCGCCGCCGGCTACGCCTGCCTGG TGTCGGCGCTGGCGCGGCTCTACGGCGTGGAGGGCGAGCTGTCGGAGGTGGCGCGGCGCGGCTCGGGCAGCGCCTGCCGCAGCATGTTGGGGGGCTTCGTGCAGTGGCAACGGGGCGAGCGGCCCGACGGCAGGGACAGCCTCGCTCACCAAGTGGCCCCCGAATCGCACTGGCCGGAGCTCAGGGTCCTCATCctggtg GTCAGTGGGGAGAAGAAGCAGGTGGGCAGCACGGCGGGGATGCAGACCAGCGTGGACACCAGCCCCTTGCTGAAG CACCGGGCGGAGGCGGTGGTGCCGGAGCGCTTGGCCCTGATGATGCGGCACATCCGTGAGCGGGATTTCGAGGGTTTCGGGCAACTCACCATGCGGGACAGCAACCAGTTCCACGCCACCTGCCTCGACACCTTCCCCCCCATCTTCTACCTCAACGACCTCTCGCGGCACATCATCGCCTTGGCACATCGCTTCAACGCCCACCACGGACGCACCAAG GTAGCCTACACCTTCGACGCCGGCCCCAACGCCGTCATCTTCACGCTGGCCGACACCGTGGCCGAGTTCGTGGAGGTGGTGAGACGCAGCTTCCCCCCCGCCACCAACGGGGACCA GTTCGTGCGGGGGCTGCCCGTGGGCTCGGCCTCGCTGCCGGAGGCGCTGGTGGCGGCCGTGGTGCCCGAGCCGGTGCCGGGGGCTGTCCGGTACATCCTGCACACCCAG cccggccccgGTCCCCAGCTCCTGGATGACCCCAGCCAGCACCTCCTGGGAGCCGACGGGCTGCCCCGGGGACGGCCGTGA